In archaeon BMS3Bbin15, the following proteins share a genomic window:
- the hrp1_1 gene encoding hypoxic response protein 1 encodes MKILVVTDKSKYSKQVLDTIVRAGKQYPDMEIIIAYLSRNITSEGKERLREYVEQARSFGIKVEEDYVTFDFLPNACRYLCTLYEDKGIAAIFIASPIREVIDLLRKLCPDVNIEVVNILPILDEIMTKEVITASVETNVKEISIIMKKYKVGSVIITDGGKAHGIITESDLIKRVMADGKDPDKTIAGEVMTFPIIIGEYDMQVGEAAHLMASKRVKKLPVIKNGKLAGIITVSDLAYRFPKIATSITTNVNNFHSGSCCI; translated from the coding sequence ATGAAAATCCTTGTGGTGACTGATAAGAGTAAATATTCAAAACAGGTACTTGATACTATAGTTAGAGCCGGAAAGCAATATCCTGACATGGAGATAATTATAGCATATCTTTCAAGAAATATAACTTCTGAAGGTAAGGAAAGGCTGAGAGAATATGTGGAACAGGCAAGGTCATTTGGAATTAAGGTGGAAGAGGATTATGTGACCTTTGATTTTCTTCCAAATGCCTGCCGCTATCTATGTACATTATACGAAGACAAAGGAATTGCGGCTATTTTTATAGCGAGCCCTATTAGAGAGGTTATAGACCTCCTTAGAAAATTATGTCCGGATGTGAACATAGAAGTTGTTAATATCCTTCCTATACTGGATGAAATCATGACAAAAGAGGTAATAACTGCTTCAGTAGAGACAAACGTGAAGGAAATTTCAATTATAATGAAAAAATACAAGGTTGGAAGCGTGATTATTACTGATGGTGGAAAGGCGCATGGCATAATTACGGAGAGTGACCTTATCAAAAGAGTTATGGCAGATGGAAAAGACCCTGATAAAACTATTGCCGGAGAGGTCATGACTTTCCCGATTATAATCGGAGAGTATGACATGCAGGTAGGTGAGGCAGCTCATCTTATGGCTTCAAAGAGGGTAAAAAAACTTCCAGTAATAAAGAATGGAAAACTTGCAGGTATAATTACAGTGAGTGACCTTGCCTATAGATTTCCTAAAATTGCAACGAGTATAACCACAAATGTTAATAATTTTCACTCTGGAAGTTGTTGTATCTGA
- a CDS encoding deoxyguanosinetriphosphate triphosphohydrolase-like protein gives MGRKVIRDSIHGDIFLSALEVEVVDTPEFQRLRRIKQLGLTNLVYPSANHTRFEHSIGAMHLAGKIADRLNLGERDKSLICLAALLHDIGHGPLSHTSEELLARYLNISHERISVETVENSGIATILEKHGIHAGDIADIIAGKKGYMSKIISSEVDIDRMDYLVRDAHHTGVGYGIIDLHRLINSMELFEGNLVFNSGGLRAIEGLLVARFLMIPSVYLHHTSRIADAMFLKATEYAIQEGIIDFETMIKFDDIEIQNVFRRSTGYVGEIGERLDLRKLFKKVVVKGWHDISPVLRENVISLRADVEKIRKIEREIAEEANVGEEYILIDIPPEPEYREMDAMIEKNGKIVRIEEESPLVSVLKVAQKSYWSMGIYTRGEYVEKVARVAENIESFFE, from the coding sequence ATGGGCAGGAAGGTTATAAGAGATTCAATTCATGGCGACATCTTTTTAAGTGCCCTGGAAGTTGAGGTTGTCGATACACCTGAATTTCAGAGATTAAGGAGAATAAAACAGCTTGGACTTACAAATCTTGTTTATCCCAGTGCAAATCATACAAGATTTGAACATTCTATTGGAGCAATGCATCTCGCCGGGAAAATTGCAGATAGACTTAACCTCGGGGAGAGAGATAAGAGCCTTATTTGTCTTGCTGCCCTGCTTCATGATATAGGGCATGGTCCTCTTTCACATACAAGTGAGGAACTCCTGGCGAGGTACCTTAATATTTCCCATGAAAGGATATCAGTTGAAACTGTAGAGAACTCAGGCATTGCCACAATACTTGAGAAACATGGAATTCATGCCGGAGACATCGCTGATATAATTGCAGGTAAAAAAGGTTATATGAGCAAGATAATTTCCAGCGAGGTTGATATAGACAGGATGGATTATCTGGTGAGAGATGCGCATCATACTGGTGTTGGCTATGGAATTATTGACCTCCACAGGCTTATAAATAGTATGGAGCTTTTTGAGGGGAATCTTGTCTTCAATTCCGGGGGTCTGAGGGCAATAGAGGGATTGCTGGTGGCAAGATTTTTAATGATACCCAGTGTTTATCTGCATCACACCTCGAGAATTGCTGATGCAATGTTTCTTAAAGCAACTGAATATGCTATTCAGGAGGGTATAATTGATTTTGAGACTATGATAAAATTCGATGATATTGAGATTCAGAATGTTTTCAGAAGGTCCACAGGATATGTAGGGGAAATAGGAGAAAGGCTGGATTTAAGGAAGCTCTTCAAAAAGGTTGTTGTAAAGGGCTGGCATGATATTTCGCCTGTACTCAGGGAGAATGTTATATCCCTGAGGGCAGATGTTGAAAAGATAAGGAAGATTGAGAGGGAGATAGCTGAGGAAGCAAATGTCGGGGAGGAGTATATTCTTATCGATATCCCTCCTGAACCAGAATATAGAGAAATGGATGCCATGATAGAAAAAAACGGAAAGATTGTCAGGATTGAGGAGGAGTCCCCTCTTGTGAGTGTACTGAAGGTTGCACAGAAAAGCTACTGGAGTATGGGGATTTATACACGCGGAGAGTATGTTGAGAAGGTGGCCAGAGTAGCAGAGAATATTGAATCTTTCTTTGAATAG
- a CDS encoding bacterial regulatory protein, arsR family — protein sequence MATIEDLFSVMKSSTRRDILKLLMKEDMHISGIARAMKISVPQASKHIKILEEKNLVEKKIFGRTHVLRAKTENIYKILDGFSEEYRIEVEEGTSVLEALKQVAGVRVESLGERNFVISVDGEDGYYIYEVNGKLPDISMDKFRLKEDTVVDLKKIVHAKKKRMDIKVIQK from the coding sequence ATGGCAACCATCGAAGACCTTTTTTCGGTTATGAAAAGCAGCACAAGAAGGGATATCTTAAAGCTTCTGATGAAGGAGGATATGCACATCTCAGGTATAGCAAGGGCCATGAAAATTTCAGTACCCCAGGCATCAAAGCATATAAAAATCCTCGAGGAAAAGAATCTTGTGGAGAAAAAAATCTTTGGCAGAACCCATGTGCTCAGAGCAAAAACAGAAAACATCTATAAAATTCTTGACGGTTTTTCTGAAGAATACAGGATTGAAGTAGAGGAAGGCACATCAGTACTGGAAGCTTTAAAGCAGGTCGCCGGCGTAAGAGTTGAAAGCCTTGGAGAGAGAAACTTTGTTATAAGTGTTGATGGTGAAGACGGCTATTATATCTATGAGGTAAATGGGAAGCTCCCTGATATATCCATGGATAAATTCAGACTTAAAGAGGATACAGTTGTCGACCTGAAGAAGATTGTGCATGCAAAAAAGAAAAGAATGGACATAAAGGTTATACAGAAGTGA